The sequence cgaatcgaatcgtcaggtactaggcaattcacacccctactaaccaTTCATTGAATGGAAATGAAACCATAAGAGTGATGCacatcatgtaattaaaaatacaatttaaactaATTCTCAATTGTCAAGTAATCATTGTGATGATGTACGGTATGTGCGAGCTTTCCAACTAATGAGAGTGCTTGTTGAATtgatctttactgcatgacacACTCCCAAATATAAATGTCCTCGCTGTGACTAAGGGATATATTGTTAAAACATGACACTTAAATTAGTGAACTGTGGAACTGGAAGCAATTAAAgtgacaagaaaagaaaaacctaCCACTCATCCCGCAGCCTCACCAGACTTGAATCGGTGTTAATAAGATCATTAAAGTTTGTGGCAGGCTGAGACGAGTCCTGTGTGTTTAGGCTGGTATGTCTTTGCCAGCTTTGGCACTGTTTCATGTTCAGTGTTGATGCTGGCGCTTGCCTGTGACTCTTTCTAAACATATCTCTTGGTAACTTTCCCAGAATCCCATTCACCATTCAGCGTCTGTGTGAGCTGCTCACTGACCCCAAGCGAAACTATACAGGAACGGAGAAGTTTCTCAGGGGTTTAGAAAAGGTTAGCAGATTACTACAGATTTAGTATTGGTAATGAGTGATATTAGATAGATATGTATTCAATATTCATATTCCTGTATATATGTCTTACAGAATGTCATGGTGGTCAGCTGTGTGTACCCTAGATCTGAGTAAGTACAAAAGCTGTCATGCTTCACATTTGTGCTGAGCATTTGCTTCTTAACTGTCAGttttgtgcttattttttttatttttttttataggaaaaATGGGGCTTCCTGCTCAAACAGAATGAATGGAGTGATGTTTCCTGGCACATCTTCTTTACACTCAGACAGGTGGGAGCCACTATTATAAGTTCTATAGCATGGAAATTTCACCAAGTAGGATGGTTAATTTTAAGATAAATGTGTTTGGGTCTCTATGCTATTCTTTTACAGTCGAAATGTAAACGGACCAGGCATACCAAAACAGTTGAACAGGCCAAAGCTGTCACTGTCTGCTTCACTTTCCACCAACGGCCTGCCTGAGTGTGCACTCAGCAAGGAGCCGGAGCCCACTGCAGAAGAGAAGGCGGAGCGTTGCATCAGGTAGGGTGCAGGGTCTGACGCTGTTGGGCCACGATGAGCCAAGTTGTGATGGCCCTTTCAGAACCAGTACTGGTCCCATATATTCATGATATAATTTGCTATATTTTAGTGAttacgtcatatagtatttagcgTTGTTTTAACACTGTACAATTGCATTCATGGCTATGACTGTGTGCTAACACAGatccatgttaatgctaattctCGAtttgtaattaactcatttgctcccaataacgtgtaaatacgtttttttaatgttgtaagtgtccaaagacgtatttatacgtttttgtttttgtttgttttttaaatgctagagcatacagaaggctttgatgcagcctctcaactgcaaagaacagttgcagaaaaggtagttattacacaaacggccagcaggtgccagcagagcaaaggagatcaaccagggccatctagaaaaaaacctaaattacttagaattttaaatagatttgtgaaaactgatgaaacttagctctcttctaatgctaattgatgcaaaacggaaacagatagaaacatactttttttttttttcctgatgaaagaagagacttaatctttcttttggtaggttccatgcttttatagcaattgaacacaatattttgtgggccttgcaaaatcagtcaaaatccagtaaaacagccgggagcgaacgggattgcttctgtgaaaatggctgggagtgaatgagttaaatgtatttgtaaattatgttggaaaataAGTATTTGGTCAATAGCAAACGTTTAACTCAATACTTTTTAATATAACGTTTAATGGCAATGCCAGAGGCCAAACGTTTACTGTAGGTCTTCACCAATTTTGCACACACTATAGCTGTTATGTTTGGCCCATTCCTGCATGCTGATCTCCTCTACAGTAGTGATATGTTGGGCCTGTTTCCAGGCAACACAGACTTTCAACTCCCTCTCCACAAGTTTTCTGTGGAGTTGAGGTCTGAAGACTGGCTAGGCCACTCCAGGACCCTTCATTGCCTGGGTGGTGTGTTTGAGATCTTTGTCATGCTGGAAGAACCAGTCCTTTTCATCTTCAATGCTCTCACTGATTCGTTCTCCAAACACAACACAAGTTGAGTTTGTACTAAAAAGTTATATTTTGGTTGCATCTGACGATGTCATATGACATCCTACAAATCCTCTTCTGAATCATCCATTTGCTCTCTTGCAAAGTTTAGACAGGCCTGGAGTGGAAATGATCTGGTTTAAATAAACGGCAGGATTTGATTTCGTGTTGGCGTTAGGGATGTAGCAATAATTGGTAATATCgtgatgtcatgatattaaaactgccacgatatgtcactgtcgtcatgtcacgatattaaaaaaagcacatttaaaaaaaaaaaaagttatgttgatttccatttcatggtggctagtttttctttagtgcagtttaatttttacaaggcatgttttggcccttccataTTTAAAATCCAAGCTATTGGTCAGGTGAAGCGAAACGTAATATGCTagtgaaccaagtcaatatgtggaggaactcattgTGTGCgtacattagcaagtaagtgcctcaatattaattgttattagagattataggttgtttatatgcattgctggaatgtacaaaagcacaatattgtgtatgtgAGTATATTTTCAACTCCAGTGTAAAACAATTTGCTTATCATACATGAagaatgaatgcacaattgtacCTTTCTATTTTTACAGCACTAACGCTTCACTCTTGGGAGGTGAAATCATTCTGAGCCGGACAAAGAATAAACACactgatgatgaggaggaggaagatgaggattCTGATGCTGAGAAGCACAACAGCAAGAGGCTAAAGGTCAACGAAAAGCAGGAGTACGACATAGCAAGTGAAAACAAGGAATCCTCGTGTACAGGCACACAGAAATCATCCGTGAGGGGTGATTCTTTAGAAGATTCTTGTGATGGAGATTACAAAAGTCAACCATCTTGTCGAACACAATCGATTACAGACGATCCAGGTAGGTGTACATGAACTCTGCCTACTATGAATCATTAAGAGTTTTTAATTCAGGCGGAAGTTCTACAGTCAATCGCAATCTGTTCTGAAATGCCAAGCATCCTACAATTTGTCTTGCAAAACGAACCGCCGCCACCATAGAAAATAAAGGAAGTAATCTTAATCTCGCTGCGGAAATGAATTTTACAATCACAATGTTTCActgcagtttatttattttttttaaccttgtctTCCTCCTCAGAGCCCAGTAGCCCACCAACAGAACCATGTGAAAAGGGGACCGTTGAGGAGAAGGTCCACTGCGACATCACCATTCACCAGTCAGAGCGACCACTGAAGGAGGATACGTTCATGAAGCCCAACACTGgggacagcagcagcagcagcagtgacgGAGACTGCCTGCCGAGTGTCAAACTGGTTCTCCCCTCTTCTGGTAATTCGCCCAACTTGTCAACAGGGGGCGATGCAGACAATTCAAACTTCACAACGACTGAAATCAAGCCTGGGGAAAGTGAATAAATGAGCCAGTTGACCTGACTGACTCTTGACACGTTATGATACCACACCAAGGGTATGCCGTATCGCCGAGGAACTGTGGGCTGCAGAATCGGGAGTGATCGGGGCCTGGAGGGTTTGTCCACTTCAATTTGAACTGGTTGGTCAAATATCAACTATTCTTGCAGACAAAGAAGGAGATatggagtttgtttttgttttttttcccactgttgACTTTTTTCTACACTCCCGCCAACCATGTTAATATCAGACCTTTATCATTTACACCTCATATGAATTGTGTTTAACAACATCATCACTGGCATGAATTTCTAAAAGATACTTTGGTAGCTTAAGTTGTTTTAGCCTAATCGTTATTTTGACATCAAGAATGTCCCCCAGATGAACAAGAACATCTGGCTCCCCTTAATAACCTTTTCTATGGAAACTATGgacacttttaaaaaatatatattttaacattgCACTTATAGCACTAGTTCCTTGATGGATAGTGacaaattgttttaattattaagTCATTTCAGCATAACATTTTCTTCAGAGTACTTTACAGTTCTTCCCTCTAATATCATGCCTCGTTTTTGATAACTCGAGATTTTTACGGTACTGTACATGCCTGTAAATCAGTTTTATGCACTTGTCATGTGTGTTCATGGCACAAAGTAAAACGAGCTGGAAAATGAATGCCTCTTACAGTTTATTCATGAAAAGAAACTGTCCTGGAAATAATGCATTTTATACACAATCTATCCAGAACAATTAGCTTTTGAGCAAGGAAGTAATTAATTTTATCTTCATGTTTATGATGACGAAATTGGCTTATGTAAGGGTATGAAACAAGTGCAGGGTTCCGCAGTTAACAGTGGCCCGTGGCCACTACGTGACTGTGTTGGGCCACCGAAAGTTCAACTGATGCTGATTtggcacatttgtttttatttatttatttattttttatataaatgtcAGGTCATAAGGAATGGGTTGAACAAGGTATAAAGCtcataaaatgttaaatattcagCTACATTTTAGATTGCAAAAAAGCACAGCATGCAATAAAAAGTAATCCTACAGAAGTAATTTCCTTAAAGGTTGAACTACAGTACAATGATGTGGCGCTATGAGGAATTTACGCAAAAATCTATTTATTAGCAGAgtaacatcttagctgttcacaatgggtactcctgcaagcctagACTGCATTtgggttcgaatttcccgccctcttgACGTGTGCTGCGTGATAaagggagtgtgcagtttcaaTTTTTGGCCACATGcggcagtagcgattcaaaataCAGTTCCCTGTATTGAGCAGCTTCATATAATCATTGAAAATTACAGTATTGTGACAAGAATATATAGGCAAGGCACCCAAGAAGGCTTTATGTAGGACACTGAAAATGTGACCTCCCCCTTACATTCAAGTTTACATACACAGATTTCCTATATGACAAAGTTAATGATCAAATACAGATGCAAAGACCAATGTACAATACTGTCAAGTTACAGGAATGTTCTACAGTGTTGAAGTTACTGCTGCAGTGAATGTTTTTGCATGTACAGTAGTTTAACTTAGCCAACAGTACCTTAAAACTTTTGCACAGTACAGCCAGGAAGGCTGTCAATTGTAGTGCTGTTTCATTTTCTTGAGGTTTATTAGTTCAAATACATCTGGTGTGACTGACTGTCAGTGGGGTGAAGTCCATGATGGCCTTGACACTTCTCAGCTAAGATTAACATAATCGCTGTTGTCAGCCGGTATGGAGGGATGGGATGGTATTAATGACCATGGCAAGCTTTCAATCCATATGATAGTGTACACATATTGCATGTACagtataatattgtgatatttgagtTGCTTAAGTACTTTTCTCACagtgcaaggcttttttttttcttttttcttttttttttaacaggtgtcTACAAACAAGCATCATTTTCAATCCAAATGTTACATTGTCTATGTACATGAGATTTTAGAAAGATTACAAAATGTCTATAGATTCTGTAAGCCAAACATGTAGACGAAGCGCCAGTGAAATAACCTGACACGTGAAGGTCGCAGCTAATGGTGAGATTGAAACCTGGATGAGTCATCCGACTCATCAAAATGCCTCCATCTTGGGAAAGATTACCAAAGAGAAGCGTCATTAACataatttaaatgtatattcacattttttaaagGATTTATAAGACATTTAGAAAATGGTTCCATTACATTGGCCAGGGTCCAAGCTCCCCGCACTGACAAAGACTTCTGCTACAGATGGCCTCTGAGTTAAATGTCAAGTCAACAATAAACTTAATGAGAACATGGGGGAAGGATCTaatattgtacagtatataGACTCGACAATGCATAGCCTATTGTGGGAATGAAGCAACGGTAAATGACAATCCTCTCATGATGCGTCTGTGGACCGATTGAATTTGACAAGTGGACATTTGTAATCCCCTCATGAGAGCCATAACAACCTCTGTCTCGTCCTGTCATTCAGATGGGATTCAACCAAGACTAACTTTCAGCAATGCAGCCGGCACGTCATTTCAGATAATTTCAATTGACTAGCTTACTCACAAAACATTTAGGTACTAATAGTCAGGGCAAAGTGTATTATGTAATGTGATTCTCGCGGTCTTCAGGGTGCTGCGATAAATCTTTCCACAATGGGTCAGCGCCTAAGTGAGGACAGTGACCCAGACAAGGAAATAGATGTGgcagagctgcaggaatggTACAAGAAGTTTGTGGTAGAATGCCCAAGTGGAACACTATTTATGCACGAGTTCAAGAGTTTTTTTGGGGTCGCCGATAACAAGGAGGCTTCAGATTACATCGAAAGCATGTTTCGGGCCTTCGACAAGAATGGAGTAAGTAGCAACCTCGTTTGGATGTGTAACTTAGGGAATGCATCTATTGTGTCTTTTAACTGTTTGTTTCTCATGTGTACAGGACAACACAATTGACTTTCTCGAGTATGTTGCAGCGTTGAACTTGGTCCTTAGGGGTAAATTGGAGCATAAATTGAAATGGACGTTCAAAATGTATGATAAAGATGGAAGTGGGTGCATTGATAAAACAGAGCTTCTTGAAATTGTGGAGGTAACCTATCATTTCAGTTCAATTTCATGTCAATTTGTAATAATGAATTCAACTTGACACTTACCCAAACATCCTGTCTGATCACCCCCAAGTCTATTTATCGGCTGAAGAAAGCATGCCACGGAGAGCTGGATGAAGAGTGCAATCTTTTGACCCCAGACCAAGTTGTGGATCGGATATTTGAGCTGGTTGATGAAAATGGAGATGGTGAGTTTAACAATTTTCTGACATCTTAAAACACTGCATGGATGATTTAAGAGCTCATTGTTAGCTTTAATTGCTTTAAATTGAAAACCTCACTGCTAATCATGTCCTGTGTATACAATGGATGTTCATGTTAACAAAGGACAAATTGTACAATCACAAACGATCCCCCCGCACACACACTTAGGCGAACTCTCCCTGGACGAGTTCATCGATGGAGCACGGAGGGACAAGTGGGTGATGAAGATGCTACAGATGGATGTCAACCCTGGGGACTGGATCAATGAGCAAAGACGCAGTGTGAACTTCTAAAGGCTGGAGAAGGGACTGTCTGTCACATGCACAAAGTTTTAGTGTGACATGACGCCAATCCTGCTTTCTCTCACTGAGCTTCCATGAATGTAAACACCCAGTCTAGCTAGTATAGTTGTGTATATGTTATACAGAAAAGAAATACTGAATTTAGGATTAATAATATTTTGTTGCAGGTTTGAGgaatgatcatttgaaaatgtaaacactggcagttttatagaaataaaatgatGCATATGTTTGTTTCCTAATTATTGTGAGATGTTCATTAATATGATCAGTTTCTTTGCATAAATGAATATCATTAAGAATAATATCATAAAGGTAATTTcagccaattttttttccataactaTCAAAGTGGTAGCCATTCACGTTTAATCAGAACCCAAGTAGCTCTCAGCTCCAATAAGGTTGGTgacctgattttatttttttttctgtcagtacAACTTTGGAGGCCTCACTGTTAGAGCTGCCCGTCTGTGTTGAACAACAAATGCTTCGTTGCAGCCAGTTTTTGttacagtaaaatattttgcagatATATCTTGAGTCACTGTCAATCTTTACATCATCTGAAACTACTATGCAAACTGAGACGACTATAGATCAGTAAATATGGTCATGTTGTACCTCCCAAAAAAGGTTGCGACCAAAACCTGCACGGTGCAACCAGTGCTAGAAGTGCAAAAGTTTGCGTTgattgtactttttattttatttttttgtaaacaagtgATTGGTTTCATGCAGGACAAAGTAGGGGCGAGTGGGGCGCAGTACAACTAATATCTATCAACCATCCATCTATAGTGCCGAATCAGCGATGGTTAATTTTAATCCTCTTTAACTATAACTCAATGTCCAATGCTTtagttgtgtgttaattttaaGAAAACAGGAACAAGAACAAAATGGTCACCAATGTGGTGCCCACGGGCACCAGATAGCCCTCAAGAATCACATTTAGCTCACGGCCACGGACCTGCTCCAAGATTCGCTGACTGGCAGACTCAGTGgcagatttagaaaaataaaataaaacaaacaaaaaaactaaaatagtgTTTCCAGTTGTTTATCTTTTTCAATGTGGCGACGTACTTAACGAGTTGCGATTATGTGAGGCGATGAATCCCTAACTTAtaggaccttttttttgttttttcaatttaatcCCACTTTTGTTTATGAGTCTGTAGTACTGTTGTATTATCGCATAGTTGGCTCATTTCTGCTTTCCAGAGAAGCGCTCCCAGTCAAAGTGTCTCGGTCATTTGTTTACTGAGGAAGAAACAAAAGCGGGCTGCGAGAACGGAAGTggttgcttttcaaaataagatacccAGAAACAAGAGCATCAAATACATGTTTTAAACAaagttatttcctttttttgcgATCCGGTTCTCGGTGTTGGTTCTTGAAGCTGTCTTTCGGAACCCCCTGAGCTAAGATTATATTTCAAATACGGTGAGTTTTAAGAGAATGGATTAAATGTGAACAATCTCGCGAGACAAAACGACATAAAACGAGACTATGGATGACGCCACGACGaatcaaatagtttttttaaggTGACAAACGGTGCTTGTttacaagttaaaaaataatctcTGTGTACTGTCAATCGGCTATAGAAGGACGACACTCGACAGTTGTGCGAGTGACTGCACCATAAAGCAATAatatccgttttttgttttgttttgttttgttttgttccccaGCGTTTCAACGTCATTGTCCtcgcaaccaggcatgtctgACACGTCGCGGGTAAATATTCACAATTTTCACacacgtaaacatttttttttaaagcaagtcaTTTTGGAGCATTATTTGATAGTGTATGAATGGATTCATTTTTGAAAACAAGTCTAACTGAAATGTCACCCTCTTCTGGTTAGTTGGCAAAAGACAAAATCAGCCTAATTTACGTCACGGGGGATCTGTTCTCATGTCCCACTGACGAGGCGCTGGCCCACTGCATCAGTGAGGACTGCCGCATGGGGGCAGGCATCGCCGTCATTTTCAAACAGAAGTTCAGCGGGGTCGAGGAGCTAAAGGGACAGAGTAAGTTAAGCCTGTATAGGAATTGTCGAACTCTTGGGgtggggtgattttttttttcttggagctTTTGTACTTTTGACTTATTTGCCGACCTGcaatagtttatttatttatttatttatttatttatttatttatttaaccaacCAGAGAAGCTGGTGGGACAGTGTGCTGTACTGAAGAGAGGAAAACGTTTTGTGTACTATCTGGTAATTATGAAATACTTGAAGTAGAAGTATTATGTTTGTGCATttgaggaattaaaaaaaacaacaacaacaacaacaacaaaaacacgatTTTCCTTCTGTCAATTTTTAGATCACCAAGAAGAAGGCGAGCCAAAAGCCAACCTATGACAACTTGAGACAGAGCTTGGAGGACATGAGAGCACACTGTATCCAAAATGGAGTCACCCGAATTTCCATGCCTCGGTTTGATCCTAATCAATATATcagtataaaaatacattcaacaGAAATTTGTCACATTGTCCAATAGTGTTAGCTTCATGTTCCTTTACAATAGATTTAAACTCTCCCAAGCGTGATAAGTTCAGATCGTTTTGTAAGGTGTTCCATGACACGGGAGCAGCATATTTGAAAACTGGATTTTCTttaaaactcaactcaagtttatttatatagcgctttcaaacagcctgaactgtcacaaagcgctttacagaacccaaaaaaacataaaaacataacataatacattaacaccaatacataCGTATGAACACGCTGTTGGTGTGTACTTTACACAATGGTAAGATGATTGAGCATGATTTTCAAGTCATTGTATTCTGTTATTATTTATGGTTACACCAAAATCCCAACTTCATCGGAATTGGGTTTGTACATTACATTGAATGAGTACAATGAATACCGTGGGCAGATAAGAAACTTAATTTGTCTCTCATTGGAAAAATATGTCTAACAATTCTCTTTAAAGATGATAAAAGTTTGGTAAAAGCGGTATGTTTGTGTCTCCCTGGCAGTATTGGCTGTGGCTTGGATCAATTGAAGTGGGAACGAGTTTCAGAGATGCTGGAAGAGATCTTTGAGCCCACAGATATCGCTGTCACCGTCTACAGCCTCCCTGTGAAAGCTGAGACCTCTGAGATGAAGGAGAACACAAACAGATGATTCGTGGAAATGTTTTGCAGTATTCGTTTTGGGGTTTCTATAATAGCTGACCCAGATATTAAAGAATAAATGTCCTGTTTTGCTCTGTAAGATGAATGCGCATGTGATGGTGAGGTGAGAGAGAAAAGTATGTGAATACTGTTGAattttttacgtttttacacATGAATCAGTCATAAATTGTAGTCTAATCATCTAAGTCACAAGAAGAAATAAACGGTCTGCTTTTTTGCTAAAACAGTCCCTTCCAAAATGGTCATGTCaattcctgtttttgttgtatactgaaGACATTTGGGTTTCAGATCAACAGATGAATATGAGACAAGTTCCAAAATCCCAGCTTTTATTTCATGACATCTCAGGACAGAGCACGTTTTGTTTGAAGTcacccacttttcaagtgagcCAAAGCATTGGAACAgacattatttaattaatttaaaatgaatagcATTTAATGTTTGGTGGCATAATCCTTACTTCCAATAAGTGCATCAAGCCTGTGACTCATTGACTTCACCAGTTGCGttcttcatttgaaatgtttttccaaGCCTTTACTCCAActtctttcagttcttgtttctTTCAGGAGGTAAAAATCATTGGGTGAAGGTCCGGTGATTGACTTGGCCAATCTATGAGCATTCCCCTTGAGGAAAATCTTTGTTGTTGGCAGTGTGTTGTATGTCATTGCTTTGTTGCATGATGAAGTTTCTCCCGATTAGTTTGATAATAGATTGTGCGTTTTTCCTCCTGAAGAGGAGACAGAAGAGagtggtatgttttttttttttttttgtattatggatgtccagcactttgagttgcattttgaatgtatgaaaggtgctatataaataaaattatataaaaggCGTTATTTTCGCTTTCACTTTGTGGTTTTATTAGTCTGTTTTCATGATATGGTGACACACACTTCAATTAGTGTACCGGTAGGCCAATATGGTGATAAAGGTTTATTATGGCTTAATGACGAATTTAAAGTAGGGTGTGTTATACACATCCGTCTTGATCTTGATAAAAGGTGAACAAAACACAACAGGGCGAAAACTTCAACCAAGGCCAAACAGCTGTAATTTAGACAATACAAAATTCACACATCACCAACTCCTTGAACAAATATTTGGACGTCTTTAGCTTGTTGTAGTTTTGTTAAATTGTGTTTCATTTGCTGTTgtatgtagtttttgttttggttcattTACTTGattatgtgttttttgttgttgtttttttatttgctgttgttcgtgttttgtttctgtattATTTGCGTGTttaagatttttgttgttttatttgtttttgtgttttgcatTTCAGGGCCACCAGTTAAGACAAAATATTAGAGCTAGACTGTTTGCAAATGAGTAGTTTGTGCTGTACCGTTTATTTGTCCAAGATAAGTCATaatcaaacatttgttttgtgaTTGTGGCTCAAAGCTGTCAGAATGAAACTGAAAAGCACACATTGACTGGCTCTCATGTGCACGTATGTGTAGCTCTCAGTTGTCTCGTAATACTTTTAAACACTGATTATTATACTAATCAAATTTAATTTCAGCAGATTTCTTCGTTTTTTGCAATATGCTATTTCTATATTAAATCAACCATGAACTATGATTAACAAATGAACTACATTATTTCTTGAAACATGAAATTAATGTATTTTCATCCAATTTGATCAATTTTAGTATGAACCATGAATTACAGTattgttcaaaataaatggaaaacgcTGATGTAAAGATTTTCATTCTATCCCCAATGCAATTCAAATGCACACAAAACAATAAGAAGTATAAAAATTACACACCACAATAGTCACACATCCCATTGATATCACAGACTAGGCCTTATCATTGCACGTGCTTATGTTTTAACATGGTTACACTAAAGGGTAAGTCTCATTTCTACACAAGCACATTTCTAGTCTTTGAGAGCCAAAGGATAgtaaacaaaacacataaaGTATATCAGAACCattttccattcatccattttctgaaccgcttcttcctcacaaggttcacgggagtgctggagcctatcccagctggcttcgggcattaggcggggtacaccctgaactggttgccagccaatctctgGGCCATTTTATCATCTAGTAAAATATGACACGTCGAACTCAATTATTTAATGGGTCATGCACACGTTATATGTGAGACCTTAAATTGAAACAGCACATTTTCAACGGAATGTGCAAAGCCAGTAATTCAAGTTCAAAACATCTTTATAAATGACCACAACAATGGAGGTCTAATCAAGACTCGCAATATCTCAGTTCAGCCAAAAACATTGATTAACGACGTCCTTAGCAAAATATCGCTCCCGAGTAGTGTTATCAAAGTGTTTCATTGACTTTGTGTTATACAGATGTTAACTCTTTGTAATCTTATGTGACAATAAAGAATGTTAAAGCAAATGTGGAAATCTTTGTCACACATTATTATTCATTCCTCAgtatttcatgagtttttgaaGGTATTTATATCATACATCCAATTATCCATTTTACAGCAGGTGATTGGAGTCTATTATGCATGTCCATTAAGAATGTTAGTCTTCTGTAAAACATTATGCGTAAGGTTTTATAATGGCAACATTTAAGCTCTGACAAAGATTaatctctatttatttatttttttaaatgggaagA is a genomic window of Festucalex cinctus isolate MCC-2025b chromosome 2, RoL_Fcin_1.0, whole genome shotgun sequence containing:
- the guca1b gene encoding guanylyl cyclase-activating protein 2, which gives rise to MGQRLSEDSDPDKEIDVAELQEWYKKFVVECPSGTLFMHEFKSFFGVADNKEASDYIESMFRAFDKNGDNTIDFLEYVAALNLVLRGKLEHKLKWTFKMYDKDGSGCIDKTELLEIVESIYRLKKACHGELDEECNLLTPDQVVDRIFELVDENGDGELSLDEFIDGARRDKWVMKMLQMDVNPGDWINEQRRSVNF
- the LOC144013546 gene encoding serine/threonine-protein phosphatase 4 regulatory subunit 2-A-like isoform X3; the encoded protein is MIPWSQFKSYFMFKLENVIDDFHSSTPEQRGTHNPNVEHVPFEEMKQRILKIVDSYNGIPFTIQRLCELLTDPKRNYTGTEKFLRGLEKNVMVVSCVYPRSEKNGASCSNRMNGVMFPGTSSLHSDSRNVNGPGIPKQLNRPKLSLSASLSTNGLPECALSKEPEPTAEEKAERCISTNASLLGGEIILSRTKNKHTDDEEEEDEDSDAEKHNSKRLKVNEKQEYDIASENKESSCTGTQKSSVRGDSLEDSCDGDYKSQPSCRTQSITDDPEPSSPPTEPCEKGTVEEKVHCDITIHQSERPLKEDTFMKPNTGDSSSSSSDGDCLPSVKLVLPSSGNSPNLSTGGDADNSNFTTTEIKPGESE
- the LOC144013551 gene encoding ADP-ribose glycohydrolase OARD1-like isoform X2, which codes for MSDTSRLAKDKISLIYVTGDLFSCPTDEALAHCISEDCRMGAGIAVIFKQKFSGVEELKGQKKLVGQCAVLKRGKRFVYYLITKKKASQKPTYDNLRQSLEDMRAHCIQNGVTRISMPRIGCGLDQLKWERVSEMLEEIFEPTDIAVTVYSLPVKAETSEMKENTNR
- the LOC144013546 gene encoding serine/threonine-protein phosphatase 4 regulatory subunit 2-B-like isoform X1 yields the protein MDTEALLEAFQDFEKKVKRDTSPILEQFLCHVAKTGEAILDVTKYLISPRIPWSQFKSYFMFKLENVIDDFHSSTPEQRGTHNPNVEHVPFEEMKQRILKIVDSYNGIPFTIQRLCELLTDPKRNYTGTEKFLRGLEKNVMVVSCVYPRSEKNGASCSNRMNGVMFPGTSSLHSDSRNVNGPGIPKQLNRPKLSLSASLSTNGLPECALSKEPEPTAEEKAERCISTNASLLGGEIILSRTKNKHTDDEEEEDEDSDAEKHNSKRLKVNEKQEYDIASENKESSCTGTQKSSVRGDSLEDSCDGDYKSQPSCRTQSITDDPEPSSPPTEPCEKGTVEEKVHCDITIHQSERPLKEDTFMKPNTGDSSSSSSDGDCLPSVKLVLPSSGNSPNLSTGGDADNSNFTTTEIKPGESE
- the LOC144013546 gene encoding serine/threonine-protein phosphatase 4 regulatory subunit 2-A-like isoform X2; this encodes MDTEALLEAFQDFEKKVKRDTSPILEQFLCHVAKTGEAMIPWSQFKSYFMFKLENVIDDFHSSTPEQRGTHNPNVEHVPFEEMKQRILKIVDSYNGIPFTIQRLCELLTDPKRNYTGTEKFLRGLEKNVMVVSCVYPRSEKNGASCSNRMNGVMFPGTSSLHSDSRNVNGPGIPKQLNRPKLSLSASLSTNGLPECALSKEPEPTAEEKAERCISTNASLLGGEIILSRTKNKHTDDEEEEDEDSDAEKHNSKRLKVNEKQEYDIASENKESSCTGTQKSSVRGDSLEDSCDGDYKSQPSCRTQSITDDPEPSSPPTEPCEKGTVEEKVHCDITIHQSERPLKEDTFMKPNTGDSSSSSSDGDCLPSVKLVLPSSGNSPNLSTGGDADNSNFTTTEIKPGESE
- the LOC144013551 gene encoding ADP-ribose glycohydrolase OARD1-like isoform X1, which translates into the protein MDDATTNQIVFLSVSTSLSSQPGMSDTSRLAKDKISLIYVTGDLFSCPTDEALAHCISEDCRMGAGIAVIFKQKFSGVEELKGQKKLVGQCAVLKRGKRFVYYLITKKKASQKPTYDNLRQSLEDMRAHCIQNGVTRISMPRIGCGLDQLKWERVSEMLEEIFEPTDIAVTVYSLPVKAETSEMKENTNR